The following are encoded in a window of Synergistota bacterium genomic DNA:
- a CDS encoding peroxiredoxin: protein MKMPLIGDRFPEVEVQTTHGKIKLPSHYMGKWFILFSHPADFTPVCTTEFVASQRRYEEFKKLNCELIGLSVDQVFSHIKWVEWIKDKLNEEIKFPIIADDTGKVSNMLGLIHPNKGTNTVRAVFIVDPKGVIRAILYYPQELGRNMDEILRMVKGLQVSDKEEVAIPANWPNNEVIGDQVIIPPATDEKTAKERVKQYDCFDWWLCYRKL, encoded by the coding sequence ATGAAAATGCCATTGATAGGTGATCGTTTCCCGGAGGTAGAGGTTCAAACCACCCATGGAAAGATAAAGCTCCCTTCGCATTACATGGGCAAATGGTTTATCCTTTTCAGTCATCCTGCCGATTTTACGCCAGTTTGCACTACCGAATTTGTGGCTTCCCAGAGGAGATATGAGGAATTTAAGAAGCTGAATTGCGAGCTTATTGGGCTCAGCGTTGACCAAGTTTTCTCACATATAAAGTGGGTGGAATGGATAAAGGACAAGTTAAATGAGGAGATAAAGTTCCCTATAATCGCTGATGATACTGGTAAGGTGTCCAACATGCTTGGACTTATTCATCCGAACAAAGGAACTAACACAGTAAGAGCGGTATTTATAGTTGACCCTAAGGGAGTGATAAGAGCCATCCTTTACTACCCACAGGAGCTTGGAAGAAACATGGATGAAATTCTTAGGATGGTTAAGGGACTTCAGGTTTCAGATAAAGAAGAGGTTGCCATCCCAGCTAATTGGCCTAACAATGAGGTTATAGGAGATCAGGTTATTATTCCACCTGCTACTGATGAGAAAACTGCAAAGGAAAGAGTTAAGCAGTATGATTGCTTTGACTGGTGGCTCTGCTATA
- a CDS encoding transcriptional repressor, whose protein sequence is MDSLKEILKRKGINPSYQRMKILEYLQGNKSHPTVDMIYRDLSSDIPTLSKTTIYNTLRLFAEKGMISCLVIEGNELRFDPNTSPHGHFLCTKCGAIYDIELDKDCVERIRSSASAKGHKVSELQITFRGICKACLEKLH, encoded by the coding sequence ATGGATAGCCTGAAGGAAATATTAAAGAGAAAGGGGATAAACCCCTCCTATCAGAGAATGAAGATCCTTGAATATCTTCAGGGGAACAAGAGCCACCCCACCGTTGATATGATATACAGGGATCTTTCCTCGGATATACCCACCCTTTCAAAAACTACGATATACAACACACTAAGGCTTTTTGCTGAAAAAGGTATGATAAGCTGTTTGGTTATAGAAGGTAATGAGCTAAGGTTTGATCCTAACACCTCTCCTCATGGTCACTTTCTTTGCACAAAGTGCGGAGCGATTTACGATATAGAGCTTGATAAAGATTGCGTTGAGAGGATTAGAAGCTCGGCATCTGCTAAAGGGCATAAGGTAAGCGAACTGCAGATAACATTTCGCGGGATATGCAAAGCCTGTTTGGAGAAGCTTCACTAA